The Nitrospirota bacterium DNA segment AGACGGAACGTTTGAAAAATTGACGAAAAAAGAGGTCTCTCATCTGGAAAAAGAAATGGCCTCTCTCGAGAGAGCCCTGGGAGGAATTAAAGACATGAAACGTCTTCCCGGAGCTATTTTCATCATCGATACTAAAAAAGAGAGCATCGCCGTCATGGAAGCCAACCGCCTGGGGATCCCCACGGTCGCAATTATCGACACGAATTGCAATCCCGATGAGATTGACTATGTCATCCCCGGAAACGACGATGCCATCCGTTCCATCAAGTTAATCACTTCTCGCATTGCGGACGCCATCATTGAGGGGAAACAACTCCGGGCGGCCAAGTCTCACAAGGAAGAAGTTAAACCGGCTCCCCTTTCTCAATCTGAAATCAGCATTGAAGAGGAAAAGAAAGAAGCGCCCGTTTAAAGACACCGGGTTGAATGGGTTTGACTGAAAAAAATTAAAACGAAAACAAGGATTTAAGGGCATCCCTATGGCAGTGATCGACGCAAATATTGTAAAAGAGCTTCGCGAAAAAACCGGCGCTGGAATCATGGATTGCAAGACCGCACTTTCCCAGACAGGCGGAGACGTTGAAAAGGCCATTGTCTATCTAAGAGAAAAAGGGACTT contains these protein-coding regions:
- the rpsB gene encoding 30S ribosomal protein S2, translating into MSQLAMKDLLEAGVHFGHQTKRWNPKMKKFIYGERNQIYIIDLQQTVKLFDQAYQFVKNTVANGESVLFVGTKRQAESIIQEEAKRCEMFFVSHRWLGGMLTNFQTIRKSIDKLKKLEATKADGTFEKLTKKEVSHLEKEMASLERALGGIKDMKRLPGAIFIIDTKKESIAVMEANRLGIPTVAIIDTNCNPDEIDYVIPGNDDAIRSIKLITSRIADAIIEGKQLRAAKSHKEEVKPAPLSQSEISIEEEKKEAPV